The genomic window TCGAATTGAGTTCCGGCTCATCGGCCAATTCCAAGTCGTGAGTGCTGATCGCGCCGATCGCCTTTAGGTTGATTAAATGACGCAGAACCTGTACGACGGCTATTTGTCGTTCTCGGCTGTTGGTTCCTTGTAAAATCTCATCGAGTAAAAACAGTAAGACTCGATCTTGTTTTTCGGACAACCTGCGAGCGTGTTCGACGACTTGCTTTAGTCGATGCAGTTCCGCCATGTAAAAGGAAACGCCCTGACTCAGATTGTCGCTAACCCGGATACTGGTGGCCAACTCCATCGATGGCAAAGCAAACGCGGACGCACAAACCGGTGCACCGGTGCCAGCCAAGGCTACGTTCAAGCCAATGCTTCTAAGCATCGTGCTTTTGCCCGACATGTTACTGCCGGTGACCAGCAATAACGTTCCCGATGGCCCCACTGAAACGTCATTGGTAACCCGGTTGGAATCGCCTAGAAGCGGATGCCCCAACGCGCTAGCTTCTAGCACCGAGCCAGACGGCAAATTCTGTTTAGGATTCGCTTTCCAACTTGGCACTGCCCAATTCGGGTACTCATCGCGCAAAGCGGCAATCGACATCAACGATTCAAATTCACCGAGGGCTTCGAACCAATCATGGACCACATCACGATACTGAGCTTGCCAACTTTCGAGCTTACGTAAAACCCTGACGTCCCAAAGAGCAAACGCTTGCAGCGGCAGGTACAACAGGAACGTTGCAGCAGATTGGCGAAGTGCTCCTGCCGATGCAACCTTCTGCAGTGACTGCATCCCCTTGACCGCGGCTCGGTCATTGGTCAACAACGTTTCACGAAGCTGGCTCAGTCGCGAATCAGCGCGCGGAATGTCGGTTGCGAGGCCTTCCTTGTGAGGTTGAACGGTGTCTTTTTCAAGCGGCTTTTCTTCTGGCAACCAAGCGGCCGAATGAAACAATTCGACGTATTCGGCAACGGCACCTCGGCTCGACATTGCGACTGAAAAGATCGCATGAGCAGGACCGAGCACCACGGCGGTCAACAGGACATTGACGACGCCCAGTCCCACGATACCGAACAAACCGATCTTGACGAAATCAACGGATAGAAGCTGTAAAGCACCGCCCATGATTGCCAAGACAAAGAGAACCGCGAGGACGACGGATAGGTTGGCCCAAATGGATAGCCAGTTGCGTTTTTCGAGCCAGGCTTCGCCTATCGCCCACTCGGTAAAGCGATCGGGGGAACCACTGCTTTCGGCCACTTTGCGAGACAGCTTGTAAAACCGCAGTCGTTCGTCACGCAGTGGAGCTAACGCCTCGATTGCTTCGCGGCGGCGTATCGCTTGCTCAGCAATCGCGGGCTGAGTCAACCAGGATGCTAGCGTCCGGATGCCGGGCGTGGTTGCCGTCATCGACAACAGATGAAACAACGAGGCTCGGCCGAGAAGATCCAAGTCGCTGGCGACATCGCGTTGGTCGGCCGACAGATCAAGCTCGGCCAATTTTCGCTCCATTTTGTCAGTCGACAAGCGATCCCAATCTCGTTCGATCCGTGCGATCAAACGTCGAAGTACCGATCGCTCGTTACGAAGGGACTCGATCCTTTCACGCACAGGTTCGTTCAGGACGACCGCGATGAGGAAACCGATGACCATTAGCCAACCAATGGGCCAAACCGGTGGCATCCCCCCGATATCCGTGCCGAGCACCAAGAACACGATTGCTAGCAGAAACAAGACCACTCGCGCCGAACCAAATTGGCGATCACGCGATTTTAATTGAGCACGCTCCGACTCTAAGCGATGGAGATCTTGGCGATATCGATGCAGAGCTTCGCTGGCGTCACCGACATCCGTTTTGGGTGTTGCGTTGGAGGCGTTCAAGTGAGATCACTTTCACTTAGGGAAATGGGTGTAACTTGAGTCGATAGCGAGACACCATCGCGAACGGACGCGCTGCGGCCTTGCCTTCCGTGCGAACGGTCGGAAACGACTTTGGTAGCAATTCGATCTTGTAAGTTCGGACGAAAGATCGTTAACAGAAACAAAGGTAAAAACCAAGCGATGTAAAGACCGCCGCCATAACCGTGCCAAAACTGGGTCGCGACCATCACCGCTGCGGAACAGCCGATCAAAGTACCGAGGTTCTTTTGTGCGGGCCATGCGGCCAAGAACGAACACAGGATGACAAAGGCAACGATTAGCGGCAAACGCCATATCGGATCCCAGCCCAATCCCCAAATGCCGCCCAAGTTCGCTGCTTCTCGCTCCGGCAAGAACAGACCGAACATCGATTGCAAATGAGTGAGCAATGATTCGGCACCGGCAAACGATAGCAGTAGCATCAAAAGTGCCAACATCGCACTGACAGCGATCAAAAAACGCCAAGCTCCACGCTTCCAATAGAAGCTAAACCAGAGCGGCAGAAGGAATAGCGGATAGTAAACCAATCCCGACGCTAATCCCAAGAACGTCCCCGAAACCAAAGGTTTTCGGTAAAACAAAATTGCCCAAAGCAACAAAGCAGCGGGCAGCGCATGATCGACCCGTCCGGTCATTTGTGCGGTGTAAGGAAGCATTAAATACAGCGTCGCACAGCCGACCCCAGCCGGCATGTTGCTAAAGTGCCAATTTCCGATCAGAACGATACCTGTCACGATCGCAGCATGTGCAAGGATCGCCAATACTTTGGCGAGCGTTGCTAAACGGGCTTGGGCAGGTGTCAAAATGGCTTCTTCGGTCGGGGCACCCGCCGCCAATGCATCGGTGACAGGACGTGTCGGAATCGCTGGCAACATGTTCATCAGTGCATAGCCAGGCCCTAGTTTCGGTCCTTGCTCAATTTGGATCCTAGGTGTACTTGCAACCACATTTGCCATCATAAAGATGAACAACCAAATGCCGATGAACGTTAATCCACCGTTTGTTAGATTTGGATCCAATTGCGGACGACGAACCATCAATGGATCAAGCAGTAGCCGGACCAGAAGCAAGAATTCAATTGCGAACAAATAGATGAACCCGAACCGCCGAATCGATACGGGGTCGACATCCTTTTTCGTGGACGTGGTGTCTTCCGCATCGTTCGCTTCGGCACTTGAGTCCGACAGCAAGGCATCGTTGTCGGTTGGAGATTCGGCCAAGGAGTCTCCGAGTGTTGACTGAACCAACATCGAAACAAAGGTTTGCCTCGGTTCCTTAACGCGGTTTACCGACTCGGAAATTGCCGATTGCTGGACGTTGAGCAAGTCTTCACTCGAACGATTCTTTCCCGTTACTTTATTCGGCGGCGAATCATCCATCCGCCCGGTAATGACTTCCGATTCGATTTCCAAGATTTGCCGTCGCCAACCTTCGTGTACCATCAACAAGCCGGGGCCAAGCAAGATCAGCAAGACGATGTCAAGGTTTCGAATACTCCAGAAGCGATGAAAGACGAAGAACAGTCCAATCGTTAAAAACGAGGAGAGGTAGACCCAGGTGGTGGGATCAGGACGTCTATAATAGAGCAGGATTTCGCTCATTACCTTCAAAGCAACGTTCGTTGCCGCTCGCTTTCCACGTCAGGAAATAAGAAAAAAACGTAGCCTAGGCTTCTAGCCTGGGACCAATACAAAACAAACCGTAGCCTAGGCTTCCAGCCTGGGATCAGTACAAAAACAAACCGTAACCTAGGCTTCCAGCCTGGGATCAGTACACAACAAACCGTAACCTAGTGCTTTGTCACAATTAGGGATTAGGCAAGGGTCGCTCGTGGCGGTGGCTTTCCACCGCAGTTTACTGGGGCAAGATGCCGCAGCGACTCTTTTGCCAAGCCTAAAATCAAGCGGCGACAAAGCACCAAGCTACAATTTATAGGATACGGTTAATTTTGCTTGATGAAAAGCACGACGATTTATCGGGCGATTGCCAAAACGGCGACGCCGCAGAGGATCGCGACGATGCAGACTAGTTTTGGCCGAAAATTCGCTTCTTTGAGTGCTTGAATACCGAACAAAAAGGAAACCACCACGCTGCAACGCCGAACGACGGAGACAATCGACACCAATGCGTCAGGGTCGGCCAAAGCGGTGAAGTAGACCATGTCGGCGGCCAACAATAGCGGGCTAATGGCAAATATGGCCGAGCGCCATTGAAATACCGGTTTTTCTCTCTTTGTCAAACGCCACCAAATCGCCATCGGCAGCGTGACCGGCACCAAATAGATCGAAAACCACGCTTGGACGGTCGTCGGCGATAATTCGATCGATTGCAATAAGTATTTGTCATAGATTGAACTCAGTGCGCCTAGAATCGTGGCGCCGATCATCATTGCAACGCCACGATCACGTCGAAACGAAACTCCTTCGCGAAGTCCAACCGCGGAAAACAACCAAAAGGCAACGAAAACAATGACAATCCCAATCCACTGAACCGCATTCGGACGCTCTCCTAGGAAAAGCGACGCAATCGCGATCGTCCAAACGGGACTCGTAGAACGGATCGGTGAAGCGATCGAAATCGGCAACCGCTTGAGTGCAAAAAATGCCAACGTCCACGAAGTACCAACGAGCATTCCTTTTACCATCAGCAGCCCGTGTTCGGCCCAAGTCAACGTGTCGACACGAAGTAGTCGATGCGGTAGGGTCTCGGGCGAAGCTGCAGACCAAACGACAAACGGAAGCCATAGACTAGCACCGACCGTCACGCTAACCAGCAATACGATCGGCACCGCGTTTTGTCGGACGGCTACTTTTTTGGCAACGTCGTAGAAACCGAGAAGCAGTGCCGAGATTGCCGAGAGCTCAATCCAAGTCATGCGTTCGATGCACAAAGGCGGCAGTGGTAGCGATCACGAAATCTAAGTCCTTGCGGTCCGTTGTCAATAAGTGATCGGCACCGGGCAACACCATCAAGCTACAGATTGCTCGGTCATCGGTTTCGACTCGTTCTTCAGGTGCTTGATTGATCAGCCCCATGATTCTCAGCGAATGGTCGAAACCAACGATATCGTCTGATGGGGAGTGAAACAAGAGTGTCGGCACTGCGATCCGAGAGATATCGCTAGCCAGGTCATATTGGCGATAATCGTCGAGCATTTGTCTTCGGATCGTCCAGCTTTGGCCACCGATCGTGACATCGCCAACCCCGACTCGCTCAATTGCACGGTTCATGCGATCGAGTCGATCCGCCATATGCCACGTGTCACTAGGGGAGGCAAGTGAAACGAGGCTAGCGAGGCTGCGGTGAGTTTGTAAGTCAAACGCGGCGGTTTCATCTTCATTGGAGGGTGCCGAGCCTGCGATCGCCATCGACGCCGCGCCACCAAGACTATGTCCGAAGAGCGTCGTCACCGCACCAAGCTCATTCGACGCAAAGCGGATGGCCGATCTCAAGTCTGACAAATTGGTGCGGAAATTGGTTTGGGAAAAATCACCTCGACTGCCACCCAGTCCGGTCATGTCGTACCGCAGGACCGCAACACCACGCTCGGATAGACCTCGTGATATTTGAACGATCGCCTTCAAGTCCTTGCTGCAGGTGAAGCAGTGGCTGAGGATCACGACCGGCACTGCGTCGGACGTATCGGGTCGATCGATAATTCCAGCCAGGTCCTCTCCTGTACCACCAGGAAATTTGACGCGGTAAGAACGGCGATTCCAATAGAGTAATTTTGATGTCAACGGCGATCGATGTTTCTCGTTACTCAGTATCTAGTGACTCGGGGCGGTAATCCGCCCTGCTCGGAATGCTTCGGCCATCGCCATCGGCACCTTCGCTTCGGCTAACACAAGCTGCGAGCGATTGTCGGCAACCTTGGCTTTCATTTGCTGCTCTTCGGCAATCGCCTCGGCTCGTCGGCGTTCCGCTTTTGCACGAGCAACACGAGTATCCGCTTCGGCCTGATCGCTTTGCAAGCGTGCGCCAATATTCTCACCAACATCAATATCCGCGATATCGATCGATACGATTTCAAACGCCGTTTGAGCATCAAGCCCTCGCGACAAAACCACTCGAGTGATCATGTCAGGATTTTCCAGCACCTTAAAATGATCCGCTGCCGATCCGATCGAACTAATGATCGCTTCGCCGACTCGCGCGATGACCGTATCCTCGGTCGCTCCACCAATCAATTGTTCAATGTTCGTTCGCACGGTGACTCGAGCACGCACGCGAAGTTCGATTCCGTTCTTCGTGATCGCGCTTAGCGTGGTCTTTCCGCTGCGGCCCGGATCGGGACAATCGATGACCTTCGGGTAAACACTTGTTTGCACCGCATCGAGTACATCACGCCCAGCCAAATCGATCGCGGAGGCTTGGTCAAAGTCGAGCGGAATCTCCGCTCGATGAGCAGCAATGATAGCGTGAATGACGTTCATCACATTGCCACCCGCCAAGTAATGAGCTTCCAAGCGACGGGTGCTGATCCCGTCCTGGCGGTCGATGTTTAGTCCCGCTTGAGCACACATGACTTTAGCTTGGACGATCACCTGTGGATTGACTTTGGTGAAATGCATCCGAATCAAGCTGATCAGCTTGACATCGGCGACCGACATGTAAGCTTGGAACCAAAGTTTACCGTAGCGGACAAAAAAGAACCCCAGAATCGCCAACAAGAACAAGACGAGCAGAACCGCCGCCAAGGTCAGCATTTGCCACGGCCCAGCTTGTCCAATCGGCAACTCGGCGATAGTGAATGAAAGGTCGGCAGCAATGGCAAAAGCAGCTATCATGGTGTCACTGTTTAGTATAGGTACGCAGAACGTAAACTCGGTCTCTCCTACACCCTAGATCATAGGGGTTTTGGCCAACCTTGCAAATCACCGGTTGCCGAATTACGTTTCAAAGCCTCGGCGGGGTTAGCCTCGGCAGGGTTGGCCTCGGCAGGGTTGGCCAAATCCTCTCGTACGTCTCTTCGGCGGAGAACGGCAAGCTACGAAGTGGCGTTGCCCAGTTCGATGGTCGCCAGCGTTTTGTCTCCAGCCGAGTCGCGTTCTGCTTTTTTCAGGTCTGCCAATGCCTGCCACGCCGGATGATTGTTGGTCGGACGCGATTGGTGCGCAAGTTTCAGGACTTCTTGAATCGTGATTCTTTCCGCTGGACGAGCAAGCGTTAACGCGTCGTTTTGGCCCACTCCCATCGACACGCGGCGGAGCAGACCCGCTTCGATTAGCTTGTCGCCCATCTCGTGAACGACGCTGCTCGAGAGCCCCAATTGATCTGCCAATTCTTGAATGTCGATCGATTTGCCTCGCTTGAAAGCATCGGACACCTCGACCATTATTGGCAGCATCCAATCGGGATCCCCCTGCAGTCGTCCCCGTTCGTTCCAGTTTTGGGTTTGCGGACGCCGACCGCGAAGCGATTGCAATGTATGAGTCAAAATCGACCCAAACAAAAAGATCCACCAAGTGATGTAGACCCAAAACAGAAATAGAGGAATCAAGCCGAGCGATCCGTACAACGCTGAATAAGGCAATGCACGTAAGACGTAAATTTGAAAGCCAAACTTTGCGGCTTCCCACAAAACCGCACCGACCAATGCACCAATCGCCGCCGCGCGAACCGATACGTTCGTGTTGGGCATCAATGCGTAAAGCAAAAACAATAACACCCAACTGGCGACCACCGACAACAAATGACTCAATAGCACACGCGCATCGGAACCGACACCGATCGACGCAAACCACTCGACCGCTTGCCCCGACATATACAAACTGACCGCTAACAAACCACTGCCGAGGGTGATAATCGACCAATGAATGGCAACGCGAAGGTGCAGTGGGCGAGTGGTCGATGCTTCAAAGATCAGATTGAAAATCGATTCGGCGGAATCAGCAAGCGCGATGGCGGCATAGATAAACAGCAAAAGGCCAACGACACCAATCGAAGCAAAGTCCAAGGAAGCAACCTTGGTCGTCGCTTCGTGCAGCGCCCGGCGGATGCCCGCTCGGGCAACAGCTCTTGATTTCGCCTCTTCGGCGGCGCCCTCCGATCGGCTGCTTTCATCTGCCATGCTTGTTTCCCTCTCATCAAGCATGGGATCGGTTGACGTGAGATCCGATGGCAGGTCACCGTCCATCGGCGTCAAGACAGCACCCTCGATCGCGTCCTCGCTCTCAGGCGAAGTGTAGACCTGTGGAATCTCAGGAACGCCAAAGAAGGAATAGAGCGAATCTTCGACTTTCTGCTGAACGTCATCCAGTCCGCCGACAATCCGAAACATGACGAGACCGAGAACGACCAACGGGATCAGCGAAAAGATCGTTCGGTAGGTCAATTCCGCTGCCATTCCTTCGGCGCGGTGGCGAATCAATTGTCGCCAACAGTGGATGGTGATGTCCCAAGCGTAACGCAGTTGATGCTGGCGACGTGATAGCTCCTCACGCGGACGTCGGATGGAGTCCACAATGTATTGGTAAAGTTTTCGCATGGCGGTGATTCTAGCAGAACGCCAGCATTCGTTCAGCGTTTTCAACAAAGACCAGAAATAGAAAAACGTGCCGTTCCGATTGGGAACGCCACGTTAGTCGAAACGCTGAGTGCGTTCGTAGCAGCGTCTCTCCGAGACGCTGAATGCGAGTCTCGGAGAGACTCGCCTACTAGACGCTGAGTTGTGTTCGTAGCAGCGTCTCTCCGAGACGCTGGATGCGAGTCTCGGAGAGACTCGCCTACTAGACGCTGAGTTGTGTTCGTAGCAGCGTCTCTCCGAGACGCTGAATGCGAGTCTCGGAGAGACTCGCCTACTAGACGCTGAATTGTGTTCGTAGCAGCGTCTCTCCGAGACGCTGGATGCGAGTCTCGGAGAGACTCGCCTACTAGACGCTGAATTGTGTTCGTAGCAGCGTCTCTCCGAGACGCTGGATGCGAGTCTCGGAGAGACTCGCCTACTGGTTAGTCGCGGTAGCGTCCGCCACCGCCGTTTCCGCGGGCACCGCCGCCGCTGCGGCCACGGCCGCCGCCACTGCTTCCGCCTCGACGCCTGCGCGGACGATCTTCGCCATCGCCACCGTCGCCATCGCCGCCTCCATCACCTTCGGTTTCCGATGCCATTTCATCTTCCACGCCAAGCTCTTCCAACGCTCGGCGTCGACTTAGCTTCACGCGGTCGTGCTCGTCCACGTCGATGACCAAAACCTTCATCGGATCGCCGACATTAACGACCTTGTCGATGCTGCTGATGTAACCGCTGCTCAATTCGCTGATGTGGCACAATCCGTCACGTCCAGGCAGAATTTCGACAAACGCACCAAAATCTTTAATGCTGCTGACGACTCCGTCATAGATCTTGCCGATCTGAACGGTCGCCGTGCAAGCCTCGACTTGACGCATTGCTTCGGCAGCGGCTTCCTTGTTCGTGCCAGCGACCAAGACGGTACCGTCATCGTCAACTTCGATCACGCAGCCGGTGGTTTCTTGGATGCCGCGGATGTTCTTTCCGCCAGGACCGATGAGTGCTCCGATCTTGTCGGGTGCAATCTTGGTACGGAGCAAGCGTGGAGCGCTTGGAGCCGTTTCGCGACGTGGACGTTGGATGGTCGTCAACATCTTTCGCAAGATCTCAATACGAGCTTCACGCGATTGCTTGAGGGTTGCGCGAATCACTTCGTCGCTAATGCCTGTCACCTTCAAATCCAATTGGATACCGGTGATTCCATTTTGGGTTCCCGCAATCTTGAAGTCCATGTCACCGAAGTGATCTTCCGTTCCAAGAATATCGGTCAAAAGAGTGAAGTTGTCCGAATGAGCGTCTTGGACCAAGCCGATCGAAATACCGGCCACCGGGTTGCTGATCGGAACGCCTGCCGCCATCAAGCCCAGCGTTGCTCCACATACCGAAGCCATTGAGCTCGATCCGTTCGACTCCAGGATATCGCTGATCACGCGGATCGTGTAAGGAAAATCCTCTGCAGCAGGCAAGACGGGTGCAACGCTTCGTTCGGCCAAGCAGCCATGGCCAATTTCGCGGCGTCCAGGGCCACGGATTGGGCGGCATTCGCCAACCGAAAACGAAGGGAAGTTGTAGTCGAGCATGAATTTTTTGCTGTACTCTTCCTGCAATCCATCGACACGTTGTTCATCGCGGGCAGTCCCTAGCGTGACCGTAATCAATGCTTGAGTTTCGCCGCGTTGGAACAATGCCGAACCGTGAACCCGTGGCAAGAGGTCGGTTTCGCAGTAGATCGAACGCAGGCTGTTGCAATCACGGCCATCAGGACGAGTGCCAGCAAGGATCAGATCGCGAACGACTTTTTCTTCCAAGTCGTGCCACACCGACTTGAAGCGATTGACATCGATTGCCCCGTCGGCTTTTGGATCAGGAATCACGTCATTCATGGCGCGATTGCGAAGTGCCTTGACCGCATCCGCGCGGTCTTGTTTCCCTGGGGTTTGTTGGGCGGCACGAAATTCATCGTAGTAGGCGTCGTTAAGACGCTGCATCAAACCGTCGTCCTCGGGGGCAACGTATTCGGCTTTTTGTGGTTGAACCTTTTCGTAAAGCTCATCTTGCAAAGCGATGATTTCACGGATCGTCTCATGGGCGAAATGGATCGCTTCGATCATGTCGTCTTCCGCCATTTCGTCGGCGAAACCTTCGATCATGGCAACCTTGTCTCGTGAGCCGCTGACGATCATGTCCAGCTCGCTCTCTTCCAAGTCTTCGAAGGTTGGGAAAGCAATTAGCTTGCCATCAACCTTGCCAACTCGCACCGAAGCGACGGGGCCGTGGAACGGCATCGTGCTGATGTGCAATGCAGCACCGGCGCCGTTCATCGCCAAGACATCTCCGTCATTCTGCATGTCGCTCGCCATCACGAACGCTTGCACTTGGACCTCGTCTTTGAAGCCTGCTGGGAACAGAGGGCGGATCGGGCGATCCATCAACCGGGCGCTAAGGGTTTCCTTGGTGCTTGGACGGCCTTCTCGCTTGAGGAATCCGCCTGGGAATTTGCCAGCTGCCGCCAATCGCTCACGGTAGTCACATGTCAACGGAAAGAAGTCGAGACCCGGTCGTGGGTCACTCGTTGCCGTCGCAACAAGCACCGTGGTCTCACCATATTGGACCAGTACACAGCCAGCCGATTGCTTGGCCAATTGGCCCGTTTCGAACGATAACACACTGCGT from Novipirellula aureliae includes these protein-coding regions:
- a CDS encoding MutS family DNA mismatch repair protein; protein product: MNASNATPKTDVGDASEALHRYRQDLHRLESERAQLKSRDRQFGSARVVLFLLAIVFLVLGTDIGGMPPVWPIGWLMVIGFLIAVVLNEPVRERIESLRNERSVLRRLIARIERDWDRLSTDKMERKLAELDLSADQRDVASDLDLLGRASLFHLLSMTATTPGIRTLASWLTQPAIAEQAIRRREAIEALAPLRDERLRFYKLSRKVAESSGSPDRFTEWAIGEAWLEKRNWLSIWANLSVVLAVLFVLAIMGGALQLLSVDFVKIGLFGIVGLGVVNVLLTAVVLGPAHAIFSVAMSSRGAVAEYVELFHSAAWLPEEKPLEKDTVQPHKEGLATDIPRADSRLSQLRETLLTNDRAAVKGMQSLQKVASAGALRQSAATFLLYLPLQAFALWDVRVLRKLESWQAQYRDVVHDWFEALGEFESLMSIAALRDEYPNWAVPSWKANPKQNLPSGSVLEASALGHPLLGDSNRVTNDVSVGPSGTLLLVTGSNMSGKSTMLRSIGLNVALAGTGAPVCASAFALPSMELATSIRVSDNLSQGVSFYMAELHRLKQVVEHARRLSEKQDRVLLFLLDEILQGTNSRERQIAVVQVLRHLINLKAIGAISTHDLELADEPELNSIAHTVHFRETILKDKEGNDTMTFDYRMQQGVSPTTNALRLLEMVGL
- a CDS encoding EamA family transporter, producing MTWIELSAISALLLGFYDVAKKVAVRQNAVPIVLLVSVTVGASLWLPFVVWSAASPETLPHRLLRVDTLTWAEHGLLMVKGMLVGTSWTLAFFALKRLPISIASPIRSTSPVWTIAIASLFLGERPNAVQWIGIVIVFVAFWLFSAVGLREGVSFRRDRGVAMMIGATILGALSSIYDKYLLQSIELSPTTVQAWFSIYLVPVTLPMAIWWRLTKREKPVFQWRSAIFAISPLLLAADMVYFTALADPDALVSIVSVVRRCSVVVSFLFGIQALKEANFRPKLVCIVAILCGVAVLAIAR
- a CDS encoding alpha/beta hydrolase family protein, giving the protein MTSKLLYWNRRSYRVKFPGGTGEDLAGIIDRPDTSDAVPVVILSHCFTCSKDLKAIVQISRGLSERGVAVLRYDMTGLGGSRGDFSQTNFRTNLSDLRSAIRFASNELGAVTTLFGHSLGGAASMAIAGSAPSNEDETAAFDLQTHRSLASLVSLASPSDTWHMADRLDRMNRAIERVGVGDVTIGGQSWTIRRQMLDDYRQYDLASDISRIAVPTLLFHSPSDDIVGFDHSLRIMGLINQAPEERVETDDRAICSLMVLPGADHLLTTDRKDLDFVIATTAAFVHRTHDLD
- the floA gene encoding flotillin-like protein FloA (flotillin-like protein involved in membrane lipid rafts) translates to MLTLAAVLLVLFLLAILGFFFVRYGKLWFQAYMSVADVKLISLIRMHFTKVNPQVIVQAKVMCAQAGLNIDRQDGISTRRLEAHYLAGGNVMNVIHAIIAAHRAEIPLDFDQASAIDLAGRDVLDAVQTSVYPKVIDCPDPGRSGKTTLSAITKNGIELRVRARVTVRTNIEQLIGGATEDTVIARVGEAIISSIGSAADHFKVLENPDMITRVVLSRGLDAQTAFEIVSIDIADIDVGENIGARLQSDQAEADTRVARAKAERRRAEAIAEEQQMKAKVADNRSQLVLAEAKVPMAMAEAFRAGRITAPSH
- a CDS encoding YihY/virulence factor BrkB family protein gives rise to the protein MRKLYQYIVDSIRRPREELSRRQHQLRYAWDITIHCWRQLIRHRAEGMAAELTYRTIFSLIPLVVLGLVMFRIVGGLDDVQQKVEDSLYSFFGVPEIPQVYTSPESEDAIEGAVLTPMDGDLPSDLTSTDPMLDERETSMADESSRSEGAAEEAKSRAVARAGIRRALHEATTKVASLDFASIGVVGLLLFIYAAIALADSAESIFNLIFEASTTRPLHLRVAIHWSIITLGSGLLAVSLYMSGQAVEWFASIGVGSDARVLLSHLLSVVASWVLLFLLYALMPNTNVSVRAAAIGALVGAVLWEAAKFGFQIYVLRALPYSALYGSLGLIPLFLFWVYITWWIFLFGSILTHTLQSLRGRRPQTQNWNERGRLQGDPDWMLPIMVEVSDAFKRGKSIDIQELADQLGLSSSVVHEMGDKLIEAGLLRRVSMGVGQNDALTLARPAERITIQEVLKLAHQSRPTNNHPAWQALADLKKAERDSAGDKTLATIELGNATS
- a CDS encoding polyribonucleotide nucleotidyltransferase produces the protein MTVNKIRVEKQIGRSVLSFETGQLAKQSAGCVLVQYGETTVLVATATSDPRPGLDFFPLTCDYRERLAAAGKFPGGFLKREGRPSTKETLSARLMDRPIRPLFPAGFKDEVQVQAFVMASDMQNDGDVLAMNGAGAALHISTMPFHGPVASVRVGKVDGKLIAFPTFEDLEESELDMIVSGSRDKVAMIEGFADEMAEDDMIEAIHFAHETIREIIALQDELYEKVQPQKAEYVAPEDDGLMQRLNDAYYDEFRAAQQTPGKQDRADAVKALRNRAMNDVIPDPKADGAIDVNRFKSVWHDLEEKVVRDLILAGTRPDGRDCNSLRSIYCETDLLPRVHGSALFQRGETQALITVTLGTARDEQRVDGLQEEYSKKFMLDYNFPSFSVGECRPIRGPGRREIGHGCLAERSVAPVLPAAEDFPYTIRVISDILESNGSSSMASVCGATLGLMAAGVPISNPVAGISIGLVQDAHSDNFTLLTDILGTEDHFGDMDFKIAGTQNGITGIQLDLKVTGISDEVIRATLKQSREARIEILRKMLTTIQRPRRETAPSAPRLLRTKIAPDKIGALIGPGGKNIRGIQETTGCVIEVDDDGTVLVAGTNKEAAAEAMRQVEACTATVQIGKIYDGVVSSIKDFGAFVEILPGRDGLCHISELSSGYISSIDKVVNVGDPMKVLVIDVDEHDRVKLSRRRALEELGVEDEMASETEGDGGGDGDGGDGEDRPRRRRGGSSGGGRGRSGGGARGNGGGGRYRD